One Algibacter sp. L3A6 genomic region harbors:
- a CDS encoding permease, with amino-acid sequence MFNWVQNIADWFVYNLLNLNKEQHIAEALNFFIYDTIKILILLFVVIFFMGIVNSYFPIDKVKNYLSRNKLFGLEYLMASLFGVVTPFCSCSSVPLFIGFVRGGIPLGVTFAFLITSPLVNEVAIGLFMGLFGVKTTIIYVISGVLLGTISGVILQKLKLESYLTPWVKDVLAHAQRDQDVFQAEKQTFKQRLPIIWAEVVKIIKGIIPYVLVGIAIGGLMHGYIPEGFFEKYMDKDNLFAVPIATILAVPMYSNASGILPVVQVLVAKGIPLGTAIAFMMGVVGLSLPEAMLLKKVMTLKLIAIFFGVVTLCIIISGYVFNLIL; translated from the coding sequence ATGTTTAACTGGGTACAAAATATTGCCGATTGGTTTGTTTACAACCTTCTAAATTTAAATAAAGAACAACATATAGCAGAAGCCTTAAACTTCTTTATTTACGACACTATAAAAATTTTAATTCTACTCTTTGTCGTTATCTTTTTTATGGGGATCGTAAATAGTTACTTCCCTATAGATAAGGTTAAAAACTATCTCTCCAGAAATAAATTATTTGGTTTAGAATATCTTATGGCTAGCCTTTTTGGAGTTGTAACACCGTTTTGTTCCTGCTCATCAGTACCTCTATTTATTGGTTTTGTGCGTGGCGGAATTCCTTTAGGAGTCACCTTCGCATTTTTAATAACCTCACCTTTGGTTAATGAGGTGGCTATTGGTCTCTTTATGGGCTTGTTTGGTGTAAAAACAACTATAATCTACGTCATTAGTGGTGTGCTATTAGGCACAATATCTGGCGTTATACTTCAAAAATTAAAACTAGAATCTTATTTAACACCATGGGTGAAAGATGTTTTAGCACATGCACAAAGAGATCAAGATGTGTTTCAAGCAGAAAAACAAACCTTTAAACAACGCTTACCAATTATTTGGGCCGAAGTTGTTAAAATTATAAAAGGCATCATCCCTTATGTGCTGGTAGGTATCGCCATTGGCGGACTCATGCACGGCTATATTCCAGAAGGGTTTTTCGAAAAATATATGGATAAAGACAATCTGTTTGCTGTACCTATTGCAACCATTTTAGCAGTGCCTATGTATTCAAACGCATCGGGCATACTTCCGGTGGTGCAGGTATTGGTAGCAAAGGGCATTCCTTTAGGAACCGCAATTGCTTTCATGATGGGAGTTGTTGGCTTGTCGTTACCAGAAGCCATGCTTTTAAAAAAAGTTATGACGCTTAAACTCATTGCTATATTTTTTGGAGTGGTAACATTATGCATTATCATCTCGGGTTACGTGTTCAATTTAATTTTATAA
- a CDS encoding OsmC family protein encodes MEYHIKASSVSNQDAVIHIKQSDIDFGTTPKTAETLPNPAELFLGAFASCVLKNVERFSGMMKFSYTKATIEVNATRLENPPRMEHLIYNVTIYTNDNKLNTDLLKKNIEKFGTIYNTVKLSCAISVTVSAKQHV; translated from the coding sequence TCAAATCAAGATGCTGTTATTCATATAAAACAATCTGATATAGATTTTGGTACAACGCCAAAAACGGCTGAAACCTTACCAAATCCTGCCGAATTATTCTTGGGGGCTTTCGCATCTTGCGTATTAAAAAATGTAGAACGTTTTTCGGGCATGATGAAGTTCTCTTATACAAAAGCCACCATTGAAGTTAATGCCACCCGACTTGAAAATCCGCCAAGGATGGAACATCTTATTTACAATGTAACCATCTATACCAACGATAATAAACTGAATACAGATTTACTTAAAAAGAACATCGAAAAGTTCGGTACCATCTACAACACAGTAAAATTATCCTGCGCCATTTCTGTTACTGTTAGTGCTAAACAACATGTTTAA